In Liquorilactobacillus hordei DSM 19519, the following proteins share a genomic window:
- a CDS encoding serine hydrolase — protein MLFKRTKKLFLSLVVATTAFTASAGIFNAGQVSADSTNAQDLSLDVKSAIAVDANTGQVLYAKNEDQALPIASMSKLISIYLVLQAIKEGKLSWNQKVSVDSDSYEVSQDTTLSNVPLLKDHTYTVKQLYQASLIYSANGAVMTLANAVSGSQKTFVDKMRALVKSWGIKDAELYTSSGLDDNQVGDAKYPGASSDAVNKLSAKDMAIVAEKILKYYPDILKTTSVTKMKFNNGTSETEMENWNWMLKGLASAYTELPVDGLKTGTSDSAGADFTGTVHKDGHRIITVVMGAQHTGDTDMSRFTQTQKLMSYVYNNFTYTKIAANQTFKKANSLPTFHGKKLTTKVVNQKATNIWLKNGVSSKNISAKLTANKKLYKNGGLEAPLAKGKNVGTLSLSVKGQQLSFLNGSSKLKLAAVNTQKIEKANVFVIMGRAIKNFFSNLF, from the coding sequence ATGTTATTTAAAAGAACAAAGAAATTGTTTTTAAGCTTAGTAGTTGCAACTACAGCTTTTACTGCAAGCGCAGGAATATTTAATGCTGGACAAGTTAGCGCTGATAGTACCAATGCACAAGATTTGAGTTTGGACGTTAAATCTGCAATTGCTGTTGATGCGAACACAGGTCAAGTCCTGTATGCGAAGAATGAGGATCAGGCTTTACCGATTGCTTCGATGAGTAAATTGATTTCGATTTATTTGGTGTTACAAGCAATTAAAGAAGGAAAATTATCATGGAATCAGAAGGTTTCAGTTGATAGTGACTCTTATGAAGTGAGTCAGGACACCACACTTTCAAACGTTCCACTGCTAAAGGATCATACATATACAGTTAAACAACTTTATCAAGCAAGTTTAATTTATTCTGCTAACGGTGCAGTCATGACACTTGCTAATGCGGTATCTGGTTCACAAAAGACATTCGTTGATAAAATGAGAGCTTTGGTTAAGAGTTGGGGAATCAAGGATGCAGAATTATACACTTCGTCGGGACTTGATGACAACCAAGTAGGTGATGCTAAGTATCCAGGAGCTTCATCAGATGCAGTTAATAAGTTATCTGCAAAAGATATGGCGATTGTTGCAGAAAAGATTTTGAAATATTATCCAGACATTTTGAAAACCACGAGTGTTACAAAGATGAAATTCAACAATGGTACTAGTGAAACTGAGATGGAAAACTGGAACTGGATGTTGAAGGGATTAGCGAGTGCATATACTGAACTACCAGTCGATGGATTGAAGACAGGGACATCAGATAGTGCTGGAGCTGATTTCACTGGAACGGTTCATAAGGACGGACATCGAATAATCACTGTTGTGATGGGTGCGCAGCATACTGGTGATACGGATATGTCGAGATTCACACAGACACAAAAATTGATGTCATATGTATACAATAACTTTACGTATACAAAGATTGCCGCTAATCAGACATTTAAGAAGGCAAACTCTTTACCAACATTCCATGGTAAAAAGTTAACTACGAAGGTTGTTAATCAAAAAGCTACTAATATTTGGCTTAAAAATGGTGTGTCATCTAAGAACATCTCAGCAAAATTAACTGCAAACAAGAAGCTATACAAGAATGGTGGCTTGGAAGCACCTCTGGCAAAGGGGAAGAATGTTGGTACATTATCACTTAGTGTAAAGGGACAGCAGTTAAGCTTCTTGAATGGTTCAAGTAAGTTGAAACTAGCAGCTGTGAATACACAAAAAATTGAGAAGGCAAATGTTTTTGTTATTATGGGTCGTGCGATTAAGAATTTCTTCAGTAATTTATTCTAA
- a CDS encoding sensor histidine kinase, with product MKLTAREKSELFGEGIVTIILLLLLNLSIYVLLDQLIESNPGLANGIFQIKMSLAFGPNHIQFWSWGWVFLTAMLIIDVFIIYWRLLRRYRQMQLQHIIFELHYIADGHLDHRIPFQLQGDMQRVISSINALVDSSLRAMEEERKIERSKDELVTNVSHDIRTPLTSIIGYLGLIEEKQYQSEKDILKYTHTAYLKAKQMKLLVEDLFEYTKVRQPSTPLNLSQIDLGQLLEQLAISFELEAKKKNVVIQTGKIESKLLMDADAEKLVRVFNNLITNALKYGAGAKTIWISAKKVSEKEIVVSIANDGKAIPKKSLAQLFDRFYRVESSRSKETGGSGLGLAISLSIVELHHGYIYAESDDKLTNFIMHFPINQEVELQREKVEEKN from the coding sequence GTGAAACTCACCGCACGTGAAAAGAGTGAATTGTTCGGTGAAGGAATTGTAACTATTATTTTGCTCTTACTGCTTAACTTATCGATATATGTGTTACTGGATCAATTGATAGAATCTAATCCAGGACTTGCTAATGGAATTTTCCAAATAAAAATGTCATTAGCATTTGGTCCAAACCATATCCAATTTTGGAGCTGGGGTTGGGTTTTTTTAACTGCGATGTTAATAATAGATGTTTTTATTATTTATTGGCGACTTCTGAGAAGATATCGGCAAATGCAATTACAGCATATTATATTTGAGTTGCATTATATTGCTGATGGACACTTAGATCATCGAATTCCTTTCCAATTACAAGGTGATATGCAACGAGTGATCTCAAGTATTAACGCACTCGTGGATAGTTCACTGCGAGCAATGGAAGAGGAACGTAAGATTGAGCGTTCTAAGGATGAACTTGTAACGAATGTCAGTCATGATATTCGGACACCGCTCACTTCAATAATTGGTTATCTAGGTCTGATTGAAGAAAAGCAATATCAGTCTGAAAAGGATATCTTGAAGTATACACACACAGCATATCTTAAGGCTAAACAAATGAAATTATTAGTAGAAGACTTGTTTGAATATACAAAGGTAAGACAGCCATCTACACCGCTTAATCTAAGTCAGATTGATTTAGGTCAGTTGCTTGAACAGTTAGCGATATCATTTGAATTAGAAGCCAAGAAAAAGAATGTGGTTATTCAGACTGGAAAGATTGAAAGTAAGTTATTGATGGATGCAGATGCAGAAAAGTTAGTGCGAGTATTCAATAACTTGATTACAAATGCTTTAAAGTATGGTGCAGGTGCCAAAACAATTTGGATTAGTGCTAAAAAAGTATCTGAAAAAGAGATTGTAGTCAGTATAGCTAATGATGGTAAGGCAATTCCTAAGAAGTCCTTAGCACAGCTTTTTGATCGCTTTTATAGAGTTGAAAGCTCACGCTCAAAGGAGACAGGTGGAAGCGGATTAGGTCTTGCAATTTCTTTGAGTATTGTTGAGTTGCATCATGGGTATATTTATGCTGAATCGGATGATAAGTTAACGAATTTTATTATGCATTTTCCAATTAACCAAGAAGTTGAGCTCCAGAGAGAAAAAGTTGAAGAAAAGAACTAA
- a CDS encoding response regulator transcription factor has translation MKILVVDDDKDIVELLSIYIENEGYEVEKAYNGKEAITKLNTNPEIGLMILDIMMPQMSGSEVIKEVRKDSQIPVLMLSAKASDMDKIQGLIQGADDYVTKPFNPLEVMARVKSLLRRAEHAVKNETPDILKVGPLVIKKDSHEVETTDGTLIQLTALEFGILHLLASHPNRVFSADDIFERVWQQESVVSAKTVMVHVSHLRDKIEEATNGEKVVQTVWGVGYKVETH, from the coding sequence ATGAAAATATTAGTTGTTGATGATGATAAAGATATTGTAGAACTTTTGAGTATTTATATTGAAAATGAAGGTTATGAAGTTGAAAAGGCATATAATGGCAAAGAAGCAATTACAAAGTTAAATACTAACCCAGAAATCGGCCTGATGATTTTAGATATCATGATGCCACAAATGAGTGGAAGTGAAGTCATTAAGGAAGTACGTAAGGACTCACAAATTCCAGTTTTAATGCTCTCAGCTAAAGCTAGTGATATGGATAAAATCCAAGGCTTGATTCAAGGTGCTGATGACTATGTAACAAAACCTTTTAACCCGCTGGAAGTTATGGCACGTGTTAAGTCATTGTTACGACGTGCAGAACATGCAGTCAAGAATGAAACACCTGATATTTTGAAGGTTGGTCCACTAGTAATTAAGAAAGACTCTCATGAAGTTGAGACGACTGATGGAACATTAATCCAGCTTACGGCATTGGAGTTTGGGATTTTACATCTACTAGCTAGTCATCCAAATCGCGTTTTCTCAGCTGATGATATCTTTGAACGTGTTTGGCAACAAGAATCTGTTGTTTCAGCTAAGACTGTAATGGTTCACGTTAGTCATTTGCGTGATAAAATTGAAGAAGCCACAAATGGAGAGAAAGTTGTCCAAACTGTTTGGGGTGTCGGATACAAAGTTGAAACACATTAG
- the budA gene encoding acetolactate decarboxylase, with the protein MKNSKILYQHGTLALLVPGLLTGTTTMGDLLAHGDTGIGTGEGLDGELIILDGVPYQIDSYGNANVLKDDFIMPFANSHFADYTEIGTISNANPADFEKVALEGKPNSNTFFSVLVKGTFSYMKTRAVVKSTRPFATLAETAKNQSIFEKENVKGTMLSYYSPALFHGAAVAGFHNHFLADDHLFGGHTLDFKITEGTVSIQQFDTLEQHLPVDDKEFMGHDFSKDDIAKVISEAE; encoded by the coding sequence ATGAAAAATTCAAAAATACTTTATCAACATGGAACACTAGCACTACTTGTTCCTGGACTTCTTACCGGAACAACAACTATGGGTGATCTACTTGCTCATGGTGACACCGGTATTGGAACTGGTGAAGGACTTGATGGCGAGCTCATTATCTTAGATGGTGTTCCCTATCAGATAGACAGTTATGGAAATGCAAATGTTCTTAAAGATGACTTTATCATGCCCTTTGCTAACAGTCATTTTGCTGACTACACAGAAATTGGAACAATTAGTAATGCAAACCCTGCTGATTTTGAAAAAGTTGCACTTGAAGGCAAACCAAACTCAAACACCTTTTTTTCTGTCCTAGTCAAAGGAACTTTTAGTTACATGAAGACCAGAGCCGTTGTGAAATCCACAAGGCCCTTTGCAACACTTGCTGAGACTGCAAAGAATCAAAGCATCTTTGAAAAAGAAAATGTCAAAGGAACAATGCTAAGTTACTATTCGCCTGCTCTATTCCATGGTGCAGCCGTAGCAGGATTCCATAATCATTTTTTGGCAGATGATCATTTATTTGGTGGACATACCCTAGACTTCAAGATTACAGAAGGAACTGTTTCCATCCAACAATTCGACACACTCGAACAGCACTTGCCTGTTGATGACAAAGAATTCATGGGTCATGACTTTTCAAAAGATGATATAGCTAAAGTAATTTCAGAAGCAGAATAA
- a CDS encoding 2,3-butanediol dehydrogenase, which produces MKAARIYEEKDVRLEDVDIAEPRKNQVQIKVKYCGICGSDLHAYLEGWGLPTVAHPLTGKVVPMTLGHEFAGEVVKVGANVDDLKVGDAVAVEPLIACGKCENCRKGFYNFCNNAVAKDGAGNFLGFSDDGGFAEYANIDAFFAHKMPEGMPYELGALAEPTAVVFEAIKKSGLRAGEDVIVEGAGPIGLLTAILAKLAGANRVFVIDVSQDRLNKAKELGLKRILNPTKVDVLKEVRKECPNGVDVSFEAAGVQATFENALKLTKRTGTLQIVALFGKPLKVDMTNDVIMQGIDIITTLCYNNSYPEVLGMLNNHRELFGKLVTKKIPLSQVVEQGIKTLATEKNQVKILVSPEG; this is translated from the coding sequence ATGAAAGCTGCAAGAATTTATGAGGAAAAAGATGTTCGGTTGGAAGATGTTGATATTGCTGAACCTAGGAAAAATCAAGTTCAAATTAAAGTAAAGTATTGTGGAATTTGTGGTAGTGATTTACATGCATATCTTGAGGGGTGGGGGCTTCCAACAGTTGCTCATCCATTAACCGGAAAAGTAGTTCCAATGACACTAGGACATGAGTTTGCAGGTGAGGTAGTTAAGGTTGGCGCTAATGTTGACGATTTAAAAGTTGGTGATGCAGTTGCTGTAGAACCATTGATTGCATGTGGTAAGTGTGAAAATTGTCGCAAAGGATTTTATAACTTCTGTAATAACGCCGTTGCAAAAGATGGCGCGGGTAATTTTTTGGGATTTTCAGACGATGGTGGTTTTGCAGAGTATGCTAATATAGATGCCTTCTTTGCACATAAAATGCCAGAAGGAATGCCTTATGAATTAGGGGCATTGGCTGAACCAACAGCCGTAGTTTTTGAAGCAATCAAGAAAAGTGGTTTGCGTGCTGGAGAAGATGTTATCGTTGAAGGTGCCGGACCGATTGGATTGTTAACAGCAATTTTAGCAAAACTTGCAGGTGCAAATCGTGTCTTTGTAATTGATGTTTCGCAAGATCGGTTGAACAAAGCAAAAGAATTAGGACTTAAGAGAATTTTGAATCCTACCAAGGTTGACGTTTTGAAGGAAGTTAGAAAAGAATGTCCTAATGGAGTTGATGTTTCTTTTGAAGCAGCGGGAGTACAAGCTACATTTGAAAATGCTTTGAAACTAACCAAAAGAACTGGAACATTGCAAATCGTTGCCCTTTTTGGGAAACCCCTTAAGGTAGATATGACGAATGATGTTATCATGCAAGGAATTGATATTATCACTACTCTTTGCTATAACAACTCATATCCAGAAGTTTTGGGAATGTTGAACAATCATCGTGAACTTTTCGGTAAATTAGTAACTAAAAAAATTCCATTAAGTCAAGTTGTTGAACAAGGAATTAAAACTTTAGCTACTGAAAAAAATCAAGTTAAAATTTTAGTTTCACCTGAAGGATAA
- a CDS encoding lectin-like domain-containing protein: MGFDRFGYKYLTVCTIISNIYTVVPSVNAEDTDAATNQSDENTYTTISKDDFLNYFTQNGNAVNNYDNSTGVQLFTTTTNQAGNITFKGLINLNNSFEIKGAINVGESTSTAKVADGIGFAFYQGDRSQYSSSNNIYGGNVGIYGVPGVFGWKLDTYSNYGGIDGDSDEGLSTPYGAFVSTDATGRGTIDKQSVQEMGSSFEDGQLHDLDIKYDAATKILSVVLDNTTFSESLASKINSQNPQYSFSIAASTGALSAEQTFRFDYMKYVASQNATINYIDENTGETLGSSNMSGNSNSLIKYPDVKIEDYENEGYEVDTAKTDLTDSSRFDIDDTKNQIFSVYLKHKTTTITNEKTIQQKISYEYDDGSKAAADNIQKLTFINQIVRDEVTGETTNSWTPEDGTVFSKVESPKVEGYDAAQTTVPETTGINQDSSNADYIVKYSPRDEKAVVRFIDNLTGNVIFEKQLSGKFGTTSSYKLADEIALIENQDYFVKSSNLPENGVVFNQDGQTLIYTVNLLPIEIIPESPSNPGSNTSTKTGSDLDTNKNTKLQQNAYPKATAVKMDNLEDEVKQIIELVETKQKVVDEAVSYVHFIDQDTNKIVKTDVLPKQNGFYPIKVVAATMEKYGYQLQNNWNGIYSNSKGTQKNVNVYVAKKEKFQKNAKLSIENKQGRDDFSFRDSTSENHNGLLNQFFSTSGSAVDVNHTLIPKVGGGGAGTGHEVAKILAVLAYSVNFSRR; this comes from the coding sequence ATGGGTTTTGACAGGTTTGGTTACAAGTACCTTACTGTCTGCACGATAATTTCTAATATTTATACTGTTGTGCCTTCAGTCAATGCAGAAGACACTGATGCGGCAACAAATCAGTCTGACGAGAATACCTATACGACAATTTCAAAAGATGATTTTTTGAACTATTTCACACAAAATGGTAATGCTGTTAATAATTATGATAATTCAACTGGCGTGCAACTATTTACTACAACCACCAATCAAGCGGGAAATATTACTTTTAAGGGATTAATTAATTTAAACAATTCTTTTGAGATAAAAGGCGCAATTAATGTCGGGGAGAGTACATCTACAGCAAAAGTTGCTGATGGCATAGGCTTTGCTTTTTATCAAGGTGACAGAAGTCAATATAGTAGCAGTAACAATATATATGGTGGAAATGTCGGAATATATGGAGTTCCCGGCGTTTTCGGCTGGAAACTTGATACTTATTCGAATTATGGCGGTATAGATGGTGATTCAGATGAAGGATTATCAACACCATATGGAGCATTTGTATCAACTGATGCAACCGGAAGGGGAACAATTGATAAGCAATCTGTGCAGGAAATGGGATCTTCTTTTGAAGACGGTCAATTGCATGATTTAGATATAAAGTATGATGCAGCAACAAAAATACTTAGTGTTGTACTGGATAATACGACTTTCAGTGAAAGTTTAGCTAGCAAAATAAATTCTCAAAACCCGCAATATTCATTCTCAATAGCGGCCTCAACGGGTGCACTATCGGCTGAACAGACATTCAGATTTGATTATATGAAATATGTTGCTTCACAGAATGCGACAATTAATTATATAGATGAAAATACGGGTGAAACATTGGGATCAAGTAATATGAGTGGGAACTCTAATTCCCTAATTAAGTATCCAGATGTAAAGATAGAAGATTATGAGAATGAAGGGTATGAGGTTGATACAGCGAAAACAGATTTGACGGATTCTTCCCGTTTTGATATTGATGATACAAAGAATCAGATCTTTTCGGTGTATTTAAAGCATAAAACAACAACAATCACAAATGAGAAAACCATTCAACAAAAGATTAGTTATGAATATGATGATGGAAGCAAGGCAGCTGCTGATAACATCCAGAAACTGACATTTATTAATCAGATTGTGAGAGATGAAGTGACAGGAGAAACAACCAATTCATGGACACCGGAAGACGGAACAGTGTTCAGCAAAGTTGAATCACCTAAAGTTGAAGGTTATGATGCAGCTCAAACGACTGTTCCAGAGACTACAGGTATAAACCAAGATAGCAGTAATGCAGACTATATTGTTAAGTATTCACCAAGAGATGAAAAGGCTGTAGTAAGATTTATTGATAACTTAACAGGTAATGTAATTTTTGAAAAGCAACTTAGTGGTAAGTTTGGTACAACTTCAAGCTATAAATTGGCAGATGAAATAGCATTGATTGAAAATCAAGATTACTTTGTTAAATCTAGCAATTTACCAGAAAATGGAGTTGTCTTTAATCAAGATGGACAAACCTTAATCTATACAGTTAATTTATTACCAATTGAAATAATTCCAGAGTCACCTTCTAATCCTGGTTCAAATACAAGCACAAAAACAGGTTCAGATTTAGATACAAATAAGAATACAAAATTACAACAGAATGCATATCCAAAAGCAACTGCAGTGAAGATGGACAATCTAGAAGATGAGGTCAAACAAATTATAGAGTTGGTTGAAACAAAGCAAAAAGTTGTTGACGAAGCAGTAAGTTATGTTCATTTTATTGATCAAGATACAAATAAAATTGTAAAAACTGATGTATTGCCAAAACAAAATGGTTTTTATCCAATTAAAGTTGTGGCCGCAACAATGGAAAAATATGGGTACCAGTTACAAAATAATTGGAATGGAATTTACAGTAATTCAAAGGGAACCCAGAAGAATGTTAATGTATACGTTGCGAAGAAAGAAAAGTTTCAAAAAAATGCGAAGTTATCAATAGAAAACAAGCAGGGCAGAGATGATTTTAGTTTTCGTGACAGTACTAGCGAGAATCATAACGGACTACTCAATCAATTCTTTAGTACTTCTGGTAGTGCAGTGGATGTTAATCATACATTGATTCCTAAAGTTGGTGGAGGTGGAGCTGGAACTGGACATGAAGTTGCTAAGATTCTTGCCGTTTTGGCATATTCTGTCAACTTTAGTAGACGATGA
- the argC gene encoding N-acetyl-gamma-glutamyl-phosphate reductase, with translation MHIAILGATGYSGNVLYNLLSQHPNVETINLYGHEGGKSSRFLDDEVPAFFSAHLSILPFKPKEIMENNDLLFCATPAGVTKDLMEPFISADFPVIDLSGDFRLSNPAIYEKWYHKEAAPANLLEKATYGLAEFPEKKPSKYLANPGCYATATLLGLAPLVINHMIQPDSIIVDAKSGVSGSGKKLSPSSQYNFINENAWLYKINKHQHIPEIMQKLNDWDSHIPAIQFSTTLIPVTRGIMATIYLKPLKEYTNEQLFKCFHQFYDDAPFVRFRENELPTIKDVTGSNFCDIGINYNPITNTIAIVSVIDNLMKGAAGQAIQNFNLLCNFEATSGLPLLPIFP, from the coding sequence ATGCACATCGCAATTTTGGGAGCAACTGGATATAGTGGAAATGTTCTCTATAATTTGTTATCACAACATCCCAATGTTGAAACAATAAATCTATATGGACATGAAGGGGGCAAGAGTTCCCGCTTCCTCGATGATGAAGTTCCTGCTTTTTTTTCTGCTCATCTTTCTATCTTGCCTTTCAAACCAAAAGAAATCATGGAAAATAATGACTTACTTTTTTGTGCGACCCCTGCTGGAGTTACAAAGGATCTGATGGAACCCTTTATATCAGCTGATTTTCCCGTAATTGATTTATCAGGTGACTTTCGCTTAAGCAATCCTGCCATATACGAGAAGTGGTATCACAAGGAGGCTGCTCCCGCAAATTTGTTAGAAAAAGCTACGTACGGATTGGCAGAATTCCCTGAAAAAAAACCTAGTAAATACCTTGCAAACCCTGGGTGTTATGCAACTGCTACATTACTTGGGTTAGCTCCATTAGTTATCAACCACATGATTCAACCCGATTCGATTATTGTGGATGCAAAATCGGGTGTTTCAGGTTCAGGGAAAAAATTAAGTCCAAGTAGTCAATACAATTTTATAAATGAAAATGCATGGCTATACAAAATTAATAAGCATCAGCACATTCCAGAAATTATGCAAAAATTGAATGATTGGGATTCTCATATCCCAGCTATTCAATTTTCAACAACCTTGATTCCAGTTACTAGAGGAATTATGGCAACTATTTATCTTAAGCCACTTAAAGAATATACAAACGAGCAATTATTTAAATGTTTCCATCAGTTCTATGACGATGCACCTTTTGTCCGTTTCAGAGAAAATGAACTTCCAACTATCAAGGATGTTACTGGTTCAAACTTTTGCGATATTGGAATCAACTATAATCCAATTACTAATACGATTGCGATTGTTTCTGTAATTGACAACTTGATGAAAGGAGCTGCAGGGCAAGCCATTCAAAACTTCAACCTTCTTTGTAACTTTGAAGCTACCAGCGGCTTACCATTATTACCAATTTTTCCTTAG
- the argJ gene encoding bifunctional glutamate N-acetyltransferase/amino-acid acetyltransferase ArgJ translates to MITTKKFVETEFDWPKGFYSDAKHIGLKHKKLDFGWLYSKVPATAAGVYTTNKFCAAPTAKTKEIVSQNHKLQAIIANSAIANSCTGLQGEKDVLTEQKLVAQKLEINPDLVGVASTGLIGTCLPMDKIEQGVTELNLTSNTDLTKAILTTDTKQKIVSVDFKIQGVNCKISGFAKGSGMIHPKMATMLAFITTDVAIADDTLQALLSELTDVTFNQITVDGDTSTNDMVLTLANGMAGNEELTKENSDYQTFKDVLHFVLQKLAQKIAADGEGATKLVEANVLAAQNKPDAQAIAKAIVGSNLVKAALFGADPNWGRIISTIGATPATYNPQTIDIKINEFLVVKQSLAVDFDKEEVSNSLKQDVITLTIDLHDGQYDGQAWGCDLTYEYVKINATYSS, encoded by the coding sequence ATGATAACTACTAAAAAATTTGTTGAAACAGAATTCGACTGGCCAAAAGGATTTTACAGCGATGCAAAACATATTGGTCTCAAGCATAAAAAATTGGATTTTGGCTGGTTATATTCTAAAGTACCGGCTACAGCGGCTGGCGTTTACACAACTAACAAGTTTTGTGCAGCCCCAACAGCAAAAACAAAAGAAATAGTTAGTCAAAACCACAAATTACAAGCAATTATTGCTAATAGTGCTATTGCTAATTCTTGTACAGGACTTCAAGGAGAAAAAGATGTCCTCACAGAACAAAAGTTGGTTGCTCAAAAATTAGAAATCAATCCTGACCTTGTTGGCGTTGCCTCAACTGGGTTAATTGGTACATGCTTACCCATGGATAAGATAGAACAAGGAGTTACGGAACTAAATTTAACTTCGAATACTGATCTTACAAAGGCTATCTTAACTACTGATACGAAACAAAAAATCGTAAGTGTTGATTTCAAAATTCAAGGCGTCAATTGTAAAATATCTGGTTTTGCTAAAGGATCAGGGATGATTCATCCTAAAATGGCAACCATGCTTGCTTTTATTACAACTGATGTTGCGATAGCAGATGATACCTTACAAGCTTTGCTTAGTGAACTAACAGATGTTACGTTTAATCAAATCACAGTTGATGGCGATACTTCGACAAATGATATGGTTTTAACCTTAGCAAATGGGATGGCCGGCAACGAGGAACTTACTAAAGAAAATTCGGATTATCAAACTTTCAAAGACGTTCTTCATTTTGTTTTACAAAAATTAGCACAAAAAATTGCTGCTGATGGTGAAGGCGCAACTAAATTAGTTGAGGCAAATGTCTTAGCAGCACAAAACAAGCCAGATGCACAAGCGATTGCTAAAGCAATTGTTGGTTCAAATCTTGTTAAAGCAGCTCTTTTTGGAGCAGATCCTAACTGGGGAAGAATTATCAGCACTATTGGAGCAACTCCAGCGACGTACAACCCGCAAACAATTGATATTAAAATCAATGAATTCTTGGTTGTTAAGCAGAGTCTAGCTGTTGATTTTGACAAAGAAGAAGTTAGCAATAGTCTTAAGCAAGATGTAATTACACTAACAATTGACCTTCATGACGGACAGTACGACGGTCAAGCATGGGGCTGTGACTTAACCTATGAATACGTAAAAATCAACGCAACCTATAGTAGTTAA
- the argB gene encoding acetylglutamate kinase, with protein MENLIVIKIGGNSIETLTQTFFSQIRQWMLADKQILIIHGGGSKISELSDKLKIPVKKIDGMRVTDAATLELTRMVLLGQTQPQLLMKLTKANIPAIGLNAADESILDGSFLDKEKYGLVGKINKVNDKLLDEVLEKHVAVLAPMALTAKQQWLNVNADTAASKIAGLLKAKKLYLMTDVPGVLHEGAIVRNLSPSTAAKLQEQKIITKGMQPKIKAAFSALNLGVPSVQITNQLSTLGTTIIQEGANENAIYL; from the coding sequence ATGGAGAATTTAATTGTAATTAAAATTGGTGGAAATTCGATTGAAACACTGACACAGACCTTTTTCTCACAAATTCGCCAATGGATGCTAGCGGACAAACAGATTTTGATAATCCATGGTGGTGGGAGTAAAATTTCTGAATTATCTGATAAGCTCAAAATTCCGGTAAAAAAAATTGATGGCATGCGTGTCACAGATGCAGCAACTCTCGAGCTAACACGTATGGTCTTACTAGGACAAACACAGCCACAACTATTAATGAAATTAACAAAAGCGAATATCCCCGCAATTGGTTTGAATGCAGCTGATGAATCTATCTTAGATGGCTCCTTTCTTGATAAAGAAAAATATGGGCTCGTTGGTAAAATTAATAAGGTTAACGATAAATTGCTCGATGAAGTTTTGGAAAAGCATGTCGCAGTTCTAGCACCAATGGCATTAACAGCAAAACAACAATGGTTGAATGTTAATGCAGATACTGCTGCTTCAAAAATAGCTGGCCTCTTAAAAGCAAAGAAATTATACCTTATGACAGATGTTCCAGGTGTTCTTCATGAAGGAGCGATTGTCCGAAATCTTTCACCTAGCACTGCTGCTAAATTGCAGGAACAAAAAATTATTACTAAAGGAATGCAGCCAAAGATTAAGGCAGCATTCAGTGCATTGAATCTTGGTGTCCCAAGTGTCCAAATTACTAATCAACTTTCTACTTTAGGAACAACCATTATCCAGGAAGGAGCGAATGAAAATGCAATCTATCTTTAA